From the Acaryochloris thomasi RCC1774 genome, one window contains:
- a CDS encoding M48 family metallopeptidase, whose amino-acid sequence MGNQQTIYLGEIPISVVKKNIKNVNLSVHPPAGNVRISAPFRMKTEAIHEFALSKMGWIKKQQQRIRAQHREAPREYLNQESHYLWGRHYLLEIVEKDATPHLSFTHDQMLLQVRPGSDVLEKRAIVESTYRQQLENAIPPLIARWEPRMGVKVADFKIRKMKTKWGSCTPTLRTIRFNLELVKKPPECLEYVVIHEMVHLLEASHNSRFKAFMDQFMPQWKFHKEMLNRLPVGG is encoded by the coding sequence AGATTCCCATCAGTGTGGTCAAAAAGAATATCAAGAATGTCAATCTCAGCGTTCATCCTCCTGCAGGTAACGTGCGGATTTCAGCTCCCTTCCGTATGAAAACAGAGGCGATTCATGAGTTTGCGCTCTCTAAAATGGGCTGGATTAAAAAACAACAGCAAAGAATCCGTGCGCAGCATCGTGAAGCACCCCGCGAATACCTTAACCAAGAAAGTCACTACCTGTGGGGTCGGCATTATCTGCTAGAGATTGTCGAAAAAGACGCCACTCCCCACCTGAGCTTCACCCACGATCAAATGCTGTTGCAGGTCCGTCCTGGGAGTGATGTCCTTGAGAAGCGTGCGATTGTAGAGAGTACCTACCGTCAACAGCTCGAAAATGCCATTCCTCCCCTGATTGCCCGATGGGAGCCGCGTATGGGGGTGAAAGTCGCAGACTTCAAGATCAGAAAAATGAAAACGAAGTGGGGAAGCTGCACGCCAACGCTAAGGACCATTCGCTTTAATTTAGAGCTGGTTAAGAAGCCCCCTGAGTGTCTAGAGTATGTTGTTATTCACGAAATGGTTCACTTACTAGAGGCTAGCCACAACAGTCGATTTAAGGCCTTCATGGATCAGTTTATGCCCCAATGGAAGTTCCATAAAGAAATGCTCAACCGCTTGCCCGTCGGTGGCTAG